The genomic stretch AAAGCTTACCGAGCCAAATAACGGAATACCAAAATATCCTCAATCGGGCAAGGATCACGGCGAAAATCTCGGaacgtatcaagaagaggccgattaTTTAGCTAATCATGAGATTTCCTTCTGTATTTAAAATTGTACCATAAGTagaattcctctactatataaaggggttctaatcattttgtaagGAGGATATTCACGCATAACAAAGCAATACATTACATTTTCTCTCTTAAGCTCTGTTGCTCAGTTCATACTTTTCAATTATACGTCGATTCGATTCGAGGGCGATCTAGCTCGAGGGCCAAGATGTGGTTTATATTGGTTTGCTCTATTTTATAGTTAAATTCTAACATTAATTCTCGTATTTCTCAGTTTGTGCCTAgtaaaatcacatatccttaaaaccacttataaatttaattgttaaccaattttaagggtaaaaaagGTTCTTGTACAACTTTATATAAAACCAGCTCTAAATCATAGCAAGGTCGAAATAGAGGAGTTTATGTAGATTTCACCGCAAATTTATTAGTAGAATAACAAGGTTGTCCTAGGTAATAAAACACTACAAATGTTAAATAAACAAAGATGAGTAACTGATTGGTGAAGAAAAACTAGTAAGCTTGACTACATAGATATTTCCTTTCCAGGGAGACTTCTATCCCATAGAGAATTTTAAATTGTCTATAAAGAAATTAAATACCCATTTTGCCTCTCCCAGCTTGTCTAAATcgattttcattttcattttatatttaatATTAATCGATGTTATATTAATTATAAGCGCATAAATTAAAACATTAATGTCTACTCGTAATGCCACACCCAATCCATTCACTAAATACAAAAAGTGATATCTTTATAATTACAGATAATCTTCTCACAAAGTCTCTGTTCActataaattaataaaaagattAAGGAAGAAACACAATAACAGACTAACAAACGTAATAAGAAGAAGCTTTCTAACTAACATTCCCAACAAATACATCAAACTTACTTAGCTAAAAATGAACATTTGGATTAATGATGTCTTCGGCTGACACCAGAAATAGATATTCTGAATTGTGACTGGCTTTATTAATACCGTAGAAAACCCAATACATCTCTTTATGAGAAGTGGATTGGAAGGAACTCTGTTCTAAACAGGGCAAGTTCCAAATTTGGCATAATTACATTCACTACCCGATATGCAAAAATATAGAATGattatatataaaatatgtatttttttttgtatttattataaattaatacACAAAAAACATACACTTTGCCGGCTATTATTTTTTAGAGCGGCTATGCTGTGTAATTTTCCTTCTAAATATCACTATTATCTAGCTAGTACATTGCAAATCTAAAACTGTAAGTTAATGTGGAGTATTATTGCATCCACTACTAGTTTAAGAAACTAGAATTGAACTAATATATTGTTTAAGACAGTCAAATATATTCGTACAGTTGAAGTTCAAAACAATACATTGAGTCATGGGCTGGTTCTCTGAAGCCATTATTAGGGTTTGCAAactcagtttttttttttgttaacttTAAAACAAACGTTTGGACAATTCCTTGCATTTTCGAGATTAGTTGATTGGTTATCAGAGAGACCTTTGGAGATTACTTTGTCTCTCTATAATTATTCTCAGTTTCATTGCAACCAAATGAGCACCTCCAATCATAATACAAGTTATTAAAGGAGAACGATAGTTCAACAAGACACAGAAAGAAGATAATAATAACCAGTCTACATTTACCGTTGTGACTTCCTCTCTATTTCCCCACGGGAAAGAGGGATCCAAACTGAGTTTAAATAAAAGCAACATGGAACAAAAATCTCAAGTCCAAGACAAAAACAGAAGAGAGGAATAGAGCTAGGATGAGAAAACGGTGGTCTATGAAAGAGGTAAACTGCTAAGCAATAGAAGGAAGCGAGCTCATCTTCCATCGATTTCTTCTCTTTTATCAATAGCATTAGGCAGCAAAAGGCTTATAGCTTCAGGCTCTTCTGTTGGCATAATCACCGGACTCAACATTGTCATCTCTGAAATCTTCACCTGCATCAACTGGGCTATTAACATCACCAGTTTCAGCTTGGTTACTGGTATCAACATTGCCAAATTGATCATTGCTGCCAAAGCTGCTTGTGAAACTGTTGCTCGCAGCCTCGCCAGTACCATAAGTGTCACCACTGCCTGCAGCAGCAGCACCTAAGTTCTGGTTTTCACTGGCATAGCTGTCACCACTTGGAAAGTTGTTCCCGCCACTTGTCCCAAAGCCAAAGCTGCTTTCTCCGCTTCCATAATTATTGGCTCCATAACTACCGGCAACATTAGCATCACCACCACCTCCGCTGCCATAATTTCCACCACCACCATAACCACCAGCTCCATAATTACCACCACCACCATAACCACCACCACCATAACCACCAGCTCCAAATCCTCCACCACCACCTCCTCCGTATCCTCTTGTCCTGTCGTTTGCTATATTTACCCTAATCCTACGACCATCAAGCTCCTGAAAGAAATGCATTAAAACTAGTTGTCATAACCAGAAAACAGAAATGCATGGATGTATACAGACATGTCCACACAGAACTCTCTCTCCTCCCCCTGAAGACAACTATCATgcatatttaaacacataggtttCTGGATAAACACTGATAGATACCAAGAAAGAACATCAACTTTAAGTTATTCGCATCATGTGATACCAAACACAAAGAAAACAGTTTTTTTCCCCTGGAGcagcaaagtgatgaaaatccAACACACCTGTTGGTCCAAAGCCTGGATAGCAGCGCTGGCATCCTCAGAACTATTGAAAGTAACGAAGCCAAATCCCCTAGATCTTCCAGTTTCGCGATCCACAATTACTCTTGCTGCAACGAGTTGAAAACTTTTTCAGTAATTCATCAAGAAATTAGTGGCCATACGCATGCCTTCCAATATAGATATATACACGTGTTCATAGTAGCTTCAAACAGTAAAAATTGGTGAAGTAATTCTTCCATTAGTCAACGCGATTCACTTACTAATTCCAATCAGAAATATACTAATGGTCACTCCATCATTAAGGCCCTCCTTTTGCTAAAAAATTAGTGCTTTTCATCCTTACACGGCATCTGGAAATTCATTTTGAGGAGCATCCACAAAAAGAGTACTCCCTAATTTGCCAAATATTTTAACTCAAAATTATTCAAATTCTGCCCTGGCATTCTTTATTATGTGCAAATAACCATCTCTATAATAATGAAAAGGATGCACCAGAATGCAATAGTA from Nicotiana sylvestris chromosome 12, ASM39365v2, whole genome shotgun sequence encodes the following:
- the LOC104226172 gene encoding glycine-rich RNA-binding protein 2, mitochondrial-like codes for the protein MAFFTKAGNILRQAVSKQRINHEISASKPSIFQLIRCMSSSKLFVGGISWNTNDDALKQAFSKYGDVVEARVIVDRETGRSRGFGFVTFNSSEDASAAIQALDQQELDGRRIRVNIANDRTRGYGGGGGGGFGAGGYGGGGYGGGGNYGAGGYGGGGNYGSGGGGDANVAGSYGANNYGSGESSFGFGTSGGNNFPSGDSYASENQNLGAAAAGSGDTYGTGEAASNSFTSSFGSNDQFGNVDTSNQAETGDVNSPVDAGEDFRDDNVESGDYANRRA